A DNA window from Sulfitobacter sp. BSw21498 contains the following coding sequences:
- the rarD gene encoding EamA family transporter RarD codes for MRNPDTLSANQPAPPEDTPQGLAFAIGAYGLWGFLPLYMKAMAHIPAAEIVVHRVIWSVPVGALVLILLGRTATLREAFRSPRTLAMGCVTATLISVNWGIYIWAVNSGHALDAALGYYINPLFSILLGALLLGERLSRLQLAAIGLAAVAVAILTLDSGRFPWVALSLTVTFGLYALAKKRLPIGPNQGFLLEVLILLAPALAYLVYLIMTGQNHFGQGVSFDTWMLVGCGVVTAVPLIFYANGAKRLRLSTIGILQYIAPTMIFLCAVLVFDEPFGRARMIAFPLIWAALVIYSISLFQQMRHKRA; via the coding sequence ATGCGCAACCCCGATACCCTATCCGCCAACCAGCCCGCCCCGCCCGAAGACACGCCCCAAGGGCTTGCTTTTGCCATCGGGGCCTATGGTCTGTGGGGGTTTTTGCCGCTTTATATGAAGGCCATGGCCCATATTCCTGCGGCTGAAATTGTGGTGCATCGGGTCATCTGGTCCGTCCCCGTGGGCGCGCTGGTATTGATCTTGCTGGGCCGTACCGCCACTCTGCGCGAGGCGTTCAGGTCTCCGCGCACGTTGGCGATGGGCTGCGTCACGGCGACGCTTATTTCGGTCAACTGGGGGATCTACATCTGGGCGGTGAACTCGGGTCACGCGCTGGATGCGGCCTTGGGCTATTATATCAACCCGCTGTTTAGCATTCTGCTGGGGGCGCTGCTGCTGGGGGAACGTCTGTCGCGGCTGCAACTGGCGGCGATTGGGCTGGCGGCGGTGGCCGTTGCGATCCTGACCCTCGATTCAGGCCGTTTCCCTTGGGTTGCCCTCAGCCTGACAGTGACTTTCGGGCTGTACGCACTGGCGAAAAAGCGGCTGCCCATCGGGCCCAACCAAGGCTTCCTGCTTGAGGTGTTGATCCTGCTTGCCCCCGCGCTTGCCTATCTGGTCTATCTGATCATGACAGGGCAGAACCACTTTGGTCAGGGCGTTTCGTTCGATACATGGATGCTGGTGGGCTGCGGCGTGGTCACGGCTGTGCCGTTGATATTCTACGCCAATGGGGCCAAACGGCTGCGGCTGTCTACCATTGGTATTTTGCAATATATCGCCCCCACGATGATCTTCCTATGCGCGGTTCTGGTCTTTGACGAACCCTTCGGGCGGGCACGTATGATTGCGTTTCCATTGATCTGGGCGGCTTTGGTGATCTATTCGATCTCGCTGTTCCAGCAGATGCGTCACAAGCGAGCGTGA
- a CDS encoding GAF domain-containing protein: MRVDYTTLSKTLQALTEGETDSVALMATVACEVHHADDRFDWTGFYRVTDPELLKIGPYQGGHGCLVIPFARGVCGAAARTGETQLVEDVDAFPGHIACASSTRSEIVLPVWDGKGELLGVFDIDSNQPAAFDQTDADELADILKSVFANV; this comes from the coding sequence ATGCGCGTTGACTATACGACCCTTTCCAAAACCCTACAGGCTTTGACCGAAGGGGAAACCGACAGCGTGGCACTGATGGCCACCGTCGCCTGCGAGGTCCACCATGCCGATGATCGTTTCGACTGGACGGGGTTTTACCGGGTAACAGACCCCGAGCTGTTGAAAATTGGCCCGTATCAGGGCGGGCACGGCTGTCTGGTGATCCCCTTCGCGCGCGGTGTCTGCGGTGCTGCGGCGCGCACTGGCGAAACGCAACTGGTAGAAGATGTGGATGCCTTTCCAGGGCACATCGCCTGCGCCTCTTCCACGCGGTCCGAAATTGTCTTGCCGGTTTGGGACGGCAAAGGGGAGCTGCTGGGTGTCTTCGATATCGACAGCAACCAACCGGCGGCATTTGACCAGACCGATGCAGACGAACTCGCCGATATCCTGAAATCTGTCTTTGCGAACGTCTAG
- a CDS encoding LolA family protein produces the protein MRFVTTTVLAIGLGLAAVMPAAADKLPLNEISGYLNKLKTAKGEFTQINDDGSISTGTIYIKRPGKVRFEYNAPDSGTVIAGSNTVVIYDKKSNQPAETYPLSKTPLSIILAANVNLGQAKMVTGHSYDGTATTVRAQDPAHPEYGNIELKFTGSPVELRQWIINDGNGTRTTVVLGDLQKGGSLSNSLFDVGSPGKTNR, from the coding sequence ATGCGTTTTGTGACAACCACCGTACTGGCCATAGGCTTGGGGCTCGCGGCTGTGATGCCCGCTGCCGCCGACAAACTGCCGCTGAACGAGATTTCCGGCTATTTGAATAAACTGAAGACCGCCAAGGGCGAATTCACCCAGATCAACGATGACGGATCAATCAGCACGGGCACGATCTATATCAAGCGTCCGGGCAAGGTGCGCTTTGAATATAACGCGCCGGATTCCGGTACTGTTATCGCGGGCAGCAACACCGTCGTCATCTATGACAAGAAATCGAACCAGCCGGCAGAGACATATCCCCTGTCCAAGACCCCGCTGTCGATCATATTGGCGGCGAATGTGAACCTCGGTCAGGCCAAGATGGTCACGGGCCACAGCTATGATGGCACCGCGACCACCGTACGCGCCCAAGATCCCGCGCATCCGGAATACGGTAACATCGAACTAAAGTTCACCGGCAGCCCCGTAGAGCTGCGCCAGTGGATCATCAACGATGGCAATGGCACGCGAACCACGGTCGTTCTGGGTGATCTACAAAAGGGCGGCAGCCTGTCTAACAGCCTGTTTGATGTCGGCAGCCCCGGCAAAACGAACCGCTAA
- a CDS encoding ATP-binding protein, with product MRRASAPYGFEVTLEASPDAVCAALGHIRAEVARHRLSQENLEVIELVMAETLNNVVEHAYAGAPQAGLIGVRGIYAADDLRLRITDIGKPMPGFALPAGKPFKRHEIADVLPEGGFGWGLIRLLSCDLAYSRMGDMNLLTLRIPLAAG from the coding sequence GTGAGACGGGCCTCCGCACCCTATGGCTTTGAGGTCACCCTTGAAGCATCCCCCGATGCGGTATGTGCGGCCCTTGGTCATATTCGCGCAGAAGTGGCCCGACACCGCCTATCCCAAGAGAACCTGGAGGTGATCGAACTGGTGATGGCAGAAACATTGAATAACGTGGTCGAACACGCTTATGCAGGCGCGCCGCAAGCAGGGCTGATCGGGGTGCGGGGAATATATGCGGCGGATGATCTGCGGCTTCGCATCACGGATATCGGCAAACCGATGCCCGGGTTCGCCCTTCCCGCTGGAAAGCCGTTCAAACGGCATGAAATCGCAGATGTGCTGCCCGAAGGTGGGTTCGGTTGGGGGCTGATCCGGCTGCTGAGCTGCGATCTGGCGTATTCTCGCATGGGTGATATGAACCTATTGACCCTGCGCATACCTCTTGCCGCGGGGTGA
- a CDS encoding LysE family translocator gives MSFDAWIIFALFWVVFVTTPGPNAVNCISNGMNLGFSRAMVGVLGILTQASLFLALSAVGVTALLTASATAFFVAKMIGAGFLIYLGVRGLIMAGKPVVMDDRPAASIYWRSFAIATINPKSVAGYLAAFSQFVQPDVPIWDQMIVIVPTALTLTAASYTGFTALGAGLGRAALGAVFNVWFRRVMAVSFIIYGVLLGSAHTPTLKG, from the coding sequence ATGAGCTTTGACGCATGGATCATTTTCGCCCTGTTCTGGGTGGTGTTTGTCACCACGCCGGGGCCGAATGCGGTGAACTGCATCAGCAACGGTATGAACCTGGGCTTTTCGCGGGCCATGGTCGGGGTGTTGGGGATCTTGACGCAAGCGTCTTTGTTTCTGGCGCTGTCTGCAGTCGGTGTGACGGCGCTGCTGACGGCCTCGGCGACAGCGTTCTTTGTGGCCAAGATGATCGGGGCGGGGTTTTTGATCTACCTCGGCGTACGCGGATTGATCATGGCGGGCAAACCCGTGGTGATGGATGACCGTCCCGCCGCGTCCATTTATTGGCGGTCCTTTGCGATTGCGACGATCAATCCGAAATCCGTTGCGGGATACCTTGCGGCCTTCAGCCAGTTCGTGCAGCCGGATGTCCCGATCTGGGATCAGATGATTGTGATTGTGCCCACCGCGCTGACCCTGACCGCAGCCAGCTATACCGGCTTTACCGCGCTTGGTGCCGGACTGGGGCGCGCGGCATTGGGCGCGGTGTTTAACGTCTGGTTCCGCCGCGTGATGGCTGTCAGCTTTATCATCTACGGGGTGCTATTGGGCAGTGCTCATACGCCGACGCTCAAGGGCTGA
- a CDS encoding transglycosylase SLT domain-containing protein — protein MSRTFCALIIAVLLASCSGGPTSAPRDLDNACAILKERPEYYRAFRAAERRWGVPVHVQMATIHQESKFIADARTPFRYVIGVIPMGRQSSAFGYSQALDATWDEYLAESGGFRAKRDQINDASDFMGWYMNKSREKNGIALHDAENQYLAYHEGNTGYARQSYNSKPWLVAVARKVRARSDMYQQQIAGCRLSRW, from the coding sequence ATGAGCAGAACCTTTTGCGCCCTGATAATTGCTGTGCTTTTGGCATCATGTAGTGGCGGCCCGACAAGCGCCCCACGAGACCTTGATAATGCATGTGCGATTCTCAAAGAGCGCCCAGAATACTACCGTGCATTCCGTGCAGCCGAACGCCGTTGGGGTGTGCCTGTGCATGTGCAGATGGCAACGATCCATCAAGAAAGCAAATTCATTGCGGATGCCCGTACGCCGTTTCGCTATGTGATCGGCGTCATCCCCATGGGCCGTCAGTCCAGCGCCTTTGGCTATAGCCAAGCGCTTGATGCGACATGGGATGAATACCTTGCCGAATCTGGCGGTTTTCGCGCCAAGCGGGACCAGATCAACGATGCCTCTGATTTCATGGGCTGGTATATGAACAAGAGCCGGGAAAAGAACGGTATCGCGCTGCATGACGCCGAAAACCAGTATCTTGCCTACCACGAAGGCAACACCGGCTATGCGCGCCAAAGCTATAATTCCAAACCTTGGCTGGTCGCTGTGGCCCGCAAGGTACGTGCGCGGTCTGATATGTACCAACAGCAGATCGCAGGGTGCCGTTTGTCACGTTGGTAA
- a CDS encoding gamma-glutamyltransferase family protein: protein MRDFHLPGRSPVLARNGMCATSHPLAAKTAIDILERGGNAMDAAIAGAVLLGICEPQMTGIGGDCFVLYSPAGSQEVHALNGSGRAPAALDASHLRDAGETNVPLRSAHAVTVPGAIDAFCHLSESVGTMGLDALLAPAIRYADEGVPVAPRVAFDWGNDADTLQEAARDFYLSGGQPPKTGDMFRAPGQAEVLRRVAKDGRDAFYSGEIAEDMVASLNAQGGLHTAEDFAAVACTPGDPIATRYQDVEVLEHAPNGQGATALLMMNMLSHFDIASMDPWGAERVHLEAETAKLAYDARNRFLADPDHTARLAHMLAPETAKQLAGLIDVKKAMPDPVALSEAVHKDTIYITVVDKDGMSVSLIYSIFHGFGSGIASDKFGILLQNRGAGFTLEQGHANELKGGKRPMHTIIPGMIKRDGKVIMPFGVMGGAYQPNGHARFASNLTDFGMDPQSAIDAPRAFSDKGTLKVERGYSDAVRAQLSDMGHKVEIPDTAIGGAQAIKLHDSGLLEGASDARKDGCALGY, encoded by the coding sequence ATGCGCGATTTTCACCTTCCCGGACGTTCCCCTGTTTTGGCCCGCAACGGCATGTGCGCCACGTCCCATCCCCTTGCGGCGAAAACCGCTATCGACATTCTGGAACGCGGTGGCAACGCGATGGACGCCGCGATTGCAGGGGCCGTGTTGTTGGGGATTTGCGAACCGCAGATGACGGGGATCGGCGGCGACTGCTTTGTGCTTTATTCGCCCGCGGGCAGCCAAGAAGTGCATGCGTTGAACGGTTCAGGCCGCGCGCCCGCTGCGCTGGACGCCAGCCATCTGCGTGACGCCGGTGAAACGAACGTACCCCTGCGCAGCGCCCATGCCGTCACGGTTCCTGGCGCGATCGACGCCTTTTGCCACCTGTCTGAAAGTGTCGGCACCATGGGTCTGGATGCGCTTCTTGCCCCAGCGATCCGCTATGCCGACGAGGGCGTGCCCGTCGCGCCGCGCGTCGCTTTTGACTGGGGGAACGACGCGGACACCTTGCAAGAGGCTGCGCGTGATTTCTACCTGTCCGGTGGCCAGCCCCCCAAGACCGGCGACATGTTCCGTGCGCCTGGCCAAGCAGAGGTGCTGCGCCGCGTCGCCAAAGACGGGCGGGATGCTTTCTATTCCGGTGAAATTGCCGAAGATATGGTCGCGTCCCTCAACGCCCAAGGCGGGCTGCATACGGCAGAGGATTTCGCCGCCGTGGCCTGCACCCCCGGCGACCCTATTGCTACGCGTTATCAAGATGTCGAGGTGCTGGAGCATGCGCCGAACGGTCAAGGGGCCACCGCGCTGTTGATGATGAACATGCTGTCGCATTTCGACATCGCATCAATGGACCCGTGGGGCGCAGAGCGTGTGCACCTAGAGGCGGAAACCGCCAAACTGGCGTATGATGCACGCAACCGCTTTTTGGCCGACCCTGATCACACCGCGCGGTTGGCCCATATGCTTGCGCCCGAAACGGCGAAGCAACTGGCGGGCTTGATTGATGTAAAGAAAGCCATGCCCGACCCCGTCGCCCTGTCCGAAGCGGTGCATAAGGACACGATTTATATCACCGTGGTGGACAAGGACGGCATGTCGGTGTCGCTGATCTATTCGATTTTCCACGGCTTCGGGTCCGGTATCGCGTCGGATAAGTTCGGCATCCTGCTGCAAAACCGCGGCGCGGGCTTCACGCTTGAACAGGGCCATGCGAACGAACTGAAGGGCGGCAAGCGCCCGATGCACACGATTATTCCGGGGATGATCAAACGCGACGGCAAGGTGATTATGCCCTTTGGCGTGATGGGCGGTGCGTATCAGCCCAACGGCCACGCGCGGTTTGCTTCCAACCTCACCGATTTCGGGATGGACCCGCAGTCCGCGATCGATGCGCCGCGCGCGTTTTCCGACAAGGGCACCCTGAAGGTAGAGCGCGGCTATAGCGATGCGGTCCGCGCGCAACTGTCAGATATGGGCCACAAGGTCGAGATTCCCGACACGGCAATCGGCGGTGCGCAGGCAATCAAGCTGCATGATAGCGGGTTGCTAGAAGGGGCGAGTGATGCACGCAAGGACGGATGTGCCTTGGGCTATTGA
- a CDS encoding thiolase family protein — MEKVVIAGAARTPMGGFQGVFADLTAADLGGHAIKAAMDGAGTDTVDEVLMGCVLPAGQGQAPARQAGFKAGLGEDVPATTLNKMCGSGMKAAMIAFDQIALGHTGVMIAGGMESMTNAPYVLPKMRSGARLGHGQVIDHMFLDGLEDAYDKGRLMGSFAEDCAETFQFTRAVQDDYALASLSRALEAQNSGAFDGEIAALNLKTRKGSVTVSADEQPGNARPEKIPQLKPAFREGGTVTAANASSISDGAAALVLASETAARAQGLTVRAHILGHASHAQAPGLFTTAPIPAAQKLLDRLGWQKDDVDLWEVNEAFAVVPLAFMHEMGLSHDIVNVNGGACALGHPIGASGARIIVTLLNALEKRGLKRGIAAICIGGGEGTAIAIERP; from the coding sequence ATGGAAAAAGTCGTGATAGCAGGTGCCGCGCGGACACCGATGGGCGGTTTTCAGGGGGTTTTTGCCGACCTGACCGCCGCCGATCTGGGGGGGCATGCGATCAAGGCCGCGATGGACGGGGCCGGAACGGACACCGTGGACGAGGTGCTTATGGGCTGCGTTCTGCCTGCGGGGCAGGGACAGGCACCGGCACGGCAGGCGGGGTTCAAGGCGGGTCTGGGTGAGGACGTTCCAGCCACGACACTGAACAAGATGTGCGGCTCTGGCATGAAGGCGGCGATGATTGCCTTTGATCAGATCGCATTGGGGCACACCGGCGTCATGATCGCTGGCGGCATGGAAAGCATGACAAACGCGCCCTACGTCCTGCCCAAGATGCGCAGCGGCGCGCGGCTGGGGCACGGGCAGGTGATCGACCACATGTTCCTTGACGGGCTCGAAGACGCCTATGACAAGGGCCGGCTGATGGGCAGTTTTGCCGAAGACTGCGCAGAGACATTTCAATTCACCCGTGCCGTGCAAGATGACTATGCGCTGGCCTCCCTGTCGCGCGCGCTCGAGGCGCAAAATAGCGGTGCCTTCGACGGGGAGATCGCAGCGCTTAATTTGAAAACGCGCAAGGGCTCCGTGACCGTTTCGGCGGATGAACAGCCCGGCAACGCGCGTCCCGAAAAGATCCCCCAGCTCAAACCTGCCTTCCGCGAAGGCGGCACGGTGACGGCGGCGAACGCGTCCTCTATTTCGGATGGGGCGGCCGCTTTGGTGCTGGCCTCTGAAACCGCGGCCAGGGCCCAAGGGCTGACCGTGCGCGCGCATATCCTTGGCCATGCCAGCCATGCGCAGGCACCGGGGCTTTTCACGACGGCACCGATCCCAGCCGCACAAAAACTGCTGGACCGGTTGGGTTGGCAGAAAGATGACGTCGATCTGTGGGAAGTGAACGAGGCGTTTGCCGTCGTCCCCCTGGCTTTCATGCACGAGATGGGGCTGTCCCATGACATCGTGAACGTGAATGGCGGTGCCTGCGCATTGGGGCACCCCATCGGAGCCTCGGGCGCGCGCATCATCGTCACCCTGCTGAATGCCTTGGAAAAACGCGGGTTGAAACGGGGGATCGCGGCGATATGTATCGGCGGCGGCGAAGGCACGGCGATCGCCATCGAGCGGCCCTGA
- a CDS encoding DNA translocase FtsK, whose translation MAYQTRGRDPLLDTNMAEAIEKRGKELLGLGLIALGLMAAMMIGSYTPDDPNWMVSTDAPVQNWLGRMGASIAAPLFMIVGWGAWSVAAVLLAWGVRFALHRGEERAVGRLIFAPIGVALCSIYGATLTPDAAWLQTHSFGLGGLFGDTVMGVILTVLPIGSTFTIKLMSLLMGVSILVFGAFVFGFTRLELQRLFRFMLVGLIMGYAGLMTLLGRGASGAVSAAQGLQSRQLERRERNRIEAEENAEFAASQGYYNDASAYDNAPAPAPRTGLLSKMPALVKRSDPLPEPELVETWADPELDEGPSDDRIKSKIADVIKSRVRKGGGVHTPSTAPLTRGRGRGPDPLLLDTTARGGHRAEPPLTGAQAPSPTRAEPPLSASRSPLIAERPVLELTPSEPDYDADMAVLDDDPMFDSQLPLQEAEPDTAMQIPVAQPRKVVQPLVRKPVQPSKQAQVEAQPALTFEDTHPGFELPPLNLLESPDTVERLHLSDDALEENARMLENVLDDYGVKGEIVAVRPGPVVTMYELEPAPGLKASRVIGLADDIARSMAALSARVSTVPGRSVIGIELPNENREKVVLREILAARDFGDSTMRLPLALGKDIGGDPIVANLAKMPHLLIAGTTGSGKSVAINTMILSLLYKLTPQECRMIMIDPKMLELSVYDGIPHLLSPVVTDPKKAVVALKWTVGEMEERYRKMSKMGVRNIEGYNGRVRDALAKGEMFSRTVQTGFDDDTGEPIFETDEFKPEALPYIVVVVDEMADLMMVAGKEIEACIQRLAQMARASGIHLIMATQRPSVDVITGTIKANFPTRISFQVTSKIDSRTILGEMGAEQLLGMGDMLYMAGGSKIVRCHGPFVSDEEVEEIVNHLKAYGEPDYVSGVVEGPSDDQEGSIDAVLGLGGNTDGEDAQYDTAVAIVAKDRKCSTSYIQRKLGIGYNKAARLVEQMEDAGLVSPANHVGKREILIPEQG comes from the coding sequence ATGGCATATCAGACACGTGGGCGCGACCCTTTGCTAGACACAAACATGGCAGAAGCGATCGAAAAGCGCGGCAAGGAATTGCTGGGACTTGGGTTGATAGCCCTTGGCCTGATGGCCGCGATGATGATTGGCAGCTACACCCCCGATGATCCGAACTGGATGGTTTCGACCGATGCGCCGGTTCAAAACTGGCTGGGCCGCATGGGCGCATCGATCGCGGCACCGCTGTTCATGATCGTGGGCTGGGGCGCGTGGTCTGTTGCGGCAGTCTTGCTGGCGTGGGGCGTACGTTTCGCCCTGCACCGTGGCGAAGAACGCGCAGTTGGCCGGTTGATTTTCGCCCCGATTGGCGTCGCGCTCTGTTCAATCTATGGCGCGACCCTGACGCCGGATGCGGCTTGGCTGCAAACCCACAGCTTTGGCTTGGGCGGGCTGTTCGGTGATACCGTGATGGGGGTCATCCTGACCGTTCTACCCATCGGGTCGACCTTTACGATCAAGCTGATGTCGCTGCTCATGGGCGTATCGATCCTCGTGTTCGGTGCCTTTGTCTTCGGCTTTACCCGACTTGAACTGCAACGCCTGTTCCGCTTCATGCTGGTGGGGCTGATCATGGGCTATGCCGGTTTGATGACCCTCTTGGGACGCGGTGCTTCGGGTGCGGTTTCAGCGGCACAGGGGCTTCAGTCACGTCAGCTGGAACGTCGCGAACGCAACCGCATAGAGGCCGAAGAGAACGCTGAGTTTGCTGCAAGCCAAGGGTATTATAACGATGCGTCGGCCTATGATAATGCGCCTGCACCTGCGCCCAGAACCGGTTTGCTGTCGAAGATGCCGGCACTGGTCAAACGTTCCGATCCGCTGCCCGAACCTGAATTGGTCGAAACATGGGCCGATCCGGAACTGGACGAAGGTCCGAGCGACGATCGCATCAAATCCAAGATCGCCGATGTGATTAAAAGCCGTGTGCGCAAAGGCGGCGGCGTGCACACCCCGTCCACCGCGCCTTTGACACGCGGTCGCGGGCGTGGTCCCGATCCACTGCTGCTGGATACCACAGCGCGGGGTGGCCATCGTGCAGAACCCCCGCTCACCGGCGCTCAGGCCCCCTCCCCTACCCGGGCAGAGCCCCCTTTGAGCGCAAGCCGTAGCCCTTTGATCGCCGAACGGCCTGTGCTTGAGCTGACCCCGTCCGAACCCGACTACGATGCGGATATGGCGGTTCTGGATGATGATCCAATGTTCGACAGCCAGCTGCCTTTGCAAGAGGCAGAGCCCGACACGGCCATGCAGATCCCTGTCGCGCAACCACGCAAAGTGGTGCAGCCGCTGGTCCGCAAACCGGTTCAACCCAGCAAGCAGGCTCAGGTCGAGGCGCAGCCTGCGCTGACCTTTGAGGACACGCATCCCGGGTTCGAGCTGCCCCCTCTGAACCTGTTGGAAAGCCCCGACACGGTTGAACGTCTTCACCTGAGCGATGACGCGCTGGAGGAGAACGCGCGCATGCTGGAAAACGTTCTCGACGACTATGGCGTGAAGGGCGAAATCGTCGCCGTGCGTCCCGGACCGGTTGTCACCATGTACGAACTCGAACCGGCACCGGGCCTCAAGGCGAGCCGTGTGATCGGTCTGGCAGACGATATCGCGCGCTCGATGGCGGCGTTGTCGGCGCGTGTTTCCACCGTGCCGGGCCGCAGCGTGATCGGGATCGAACTGCCCAACGAAAACCGCGAGAAAGTCGTCTTGCGCGAAATTCTGGCTGCCCGTGATTTCGGCGACAGTACCATGCGCTTGCCGCTGGCCCTGGGCAAAGACATTGGCGGGGATCCTATCGTTGCAAACCTTGCCAAGATGCCTCACCTGCTGATTGCGGGGACGACGGGGTCGGGTAAGTCGGTTGCCATCAACACGATGATTCTGTCGCTGCTTTACAAGCTGACACCCCAAGAGTGCCGGATGATCATGATCGACCCCAAGATGTTGGAACTGTCCGTCTATGACGGCATCCCGCACCTGCTGTCCCCTGTTGTGACCGACCCGAAAAAGGCCGTTGTCGCGCTGAAATGGACCGTAGGAGAGATGGAAGAGCGCTATCGCAAGATGTCCAAGATGGGCGTCCGCAACATCGAGGGCTATAACGGCCGCGTGCGCGATGCTTTGGCCAAGGGCGAAATGTTCAGCCGCACCGTTCAGACCGGTTTTGACGATGATACGGGCGAGCCGATCTTTGAGACGGATGAGTTCAAGCCCGAGGCACTGCCCTACATCGTTGTCGTCGTCGACGAGATGGCCGACCTGATGATGGTGGCAGGCAAAGAGATCGAAGCCTGTATCCAGCGTCTTGCTCAAATGGCGCGGGCCTCCGGTATCCACTTGATCATGGCAACACAGCGTCCGTCGGTCGATGTGATCACCGGTACGATCAAGGCGAACTTCCCCACCCGGATTTCCTTTCAAGTGACGTCCAAGATCGACAGCCGCACCATCCTTGGCGAAATGGGGGCGGAACAGCTGCTTGGCATGGGGGACATGCTGTACATGGCAGGCGGGTCCAAGATTGTGCGCTGCCATGGGCCATTCGTCAGCGATGAAGAAGTCGAAGAGATCGTGAACCACCTTAAGGCATACGGCGAACCCGATTATGTATCGGGCGTAGTCGAAGGGCCGTCTGACGACCAAGAGGGCAGCATCGACGCAGTACTAGGTCTTGGCGGGAACACTGACGGCGAAGACGCACAGTATGATACTGCTGTCGCCATCGTTGCAAAGGACCGCAAATGTTCGACGTCGTACATCCAGCGTAAACTGGGCATCGGCTATAACAAGGCGGCACGTCTGGTCGAACAGATGGAGGACGCAGGCCTCGTTTCGCCGGCGAACCATGTGGGCAAACGCGAAATCCTGATACCAGAACAGGGTTAA
- the hspQ gene encoding heat shock protein HspQ gives MIRTRAKYHLGQIVRHKKHPFRGVIFDVDPEFANTEEWYEAIPEDSRPEKHQPYYHLLAENEQSYYVAYVSEQNLVADYSGEPVDHPDIPDLFGPFTDGAYPLHFQLN, from the coding sequence ATGATAAGAACGCGCGCGAAATATCACTTGGGCCAAATCGTCCGGCACAAAAAACATCCCTTCCGAGGGGTGATTTTTGACGTGGACCCCGAATTTGCCAATACCGAAGAGTGGTACGAGGCGATCCCCGAAGACAGCCGCCCAGAGAAGCACCAGCCGTATTATCACCTGCTCGCCGAAAACGAGCAGAGCTATTATGTGGCCTATGTCTCTGAACAAAACCTCGTGGCTGATTACTCGGGAGAGCCGGTAGACCACCCCGACATCCCCGATCTGTTCGGCCCGTTCACTGACGGTGCCTATCCGCTGCACTTCCAGCTGAACTGA
- a CDS encoding STAS domain-containing protein: MKLSTRTEGQLQIISVMEDRIDAAVARAFKEAMRDLVEHAPPVVILDLGQVSFIDSSGLGAVVATLKLLPPGSKLSLAGLTPAVDRVFRLTRMDSVFSLFPTMDAAMAGRATA, encoded by the coding sequence ATGAAACTCTCAACCAGAACAGAAGGGCAGCTGCAAATCATATCCGTCATGGAAGACCGCATCGATGCCGCCGTTGCGCGTGCCTTTAAGGAAGCGATGCGTGACTTGGTCGAACACGCGCCGCCTGTCGTTATTCTGGATCTGGGGCAGGTATCGTTTATTGATTCCAGCGGGCTTGGGGCGGTTGTTGCCACGCTGAAACTATTGCCCCCGGGCAGTAAGTTGTCGCTGGCGGGCCTGACGCCGGCGGTGGACCGGGTGTTTCGGCTTACGCGGATGGACAGCGTCTTTTCGCTTTTTCCGACGATGGATGCAGCCATGGCCGGGCGCGCAACGGCATGA
- a CDS encoding nuclear transport factor 2 family protein has protein sequence MHPTITQMIDVVAKGESDKIAPLLAEDVTFMPPTYYKTWTGRAPVAAVLGHVGNVFSDFKYRRIMGEGTDWALEFQCKIGDLDAVGVDLITLGDDGLVAKFEVVMRPYKSIGALREAMNARVMKDPSFLAFKDALS, from the coding sequence ATGCACCCTACTATTACCCAGATGATTGATGTGGTCGCCAAGGGAGAGTCAGACAAGATCGCCCCGCTGCTCGCCGAGGACGTCACCTTTATGCCGCCGACCTACTACAAAACATGGACCGGTCGCGCCCCAGTGGCCGCCGTACTGGGCCACGTTGGCAATGTCTTTAGCGACTTCAAATACCGCCGGATCATGGGCGAAGGCACAGATTGGGCGCTGGAGTTTCAATGCAAGATCGGAGATCTGGATGCCGTTGGCGTCGATCTGATCACCTTGGGTGACGACGGTCTGGTCGCCAAATTCGAGGTGGTGATGCGCCCCTATAAATCCATCGGCGCCCTACGCGAGGCGATGAACGCGCGCGTGATGAAAGACCCGAGCTTTCTCGCGTTCAAAGACGCGCTGTCCTAA